One segment of Leptodactylus fuscus isolate aLepFus1 chromosome 7, aLepFus1.hap2, whole genome shotgun sequence DNA contains the following:
- the DHODH gene encoding dihydroorotate dehydrogenase (quinone), mitochondrial has translation MFGTHVKRRLKDALIILGGGGLLFSSYLTVKGDEHFYEKCLMPTLQRVVSPEQAHTLSIKFAALGLIPQCAQHNSQHLETTVLGHKFRNPVGLAAGFDKHAEAVDGLFKMGFGFVEIGSVTPNPQDGNPKPRVFRLPQDKAVINRYGFNSHGIEVVRQRLLQRTGKQKTLTSEGMPLGVNLGKNKTSEDAAADYTRGVRELGPLADYLVINVSSPNTPGLRALQGREQLHHLLAKVVNARNALPHEHRPALLVKIAPDLSQQDKKDIANVVTQLDIDGLIVTNTTISRPSTLRDPSSIETGGLSGAPLRDMSTETIREMYALTSGKVPIIGVGGVGCGLDALQKIRAGASLVQLYTSLTYQGPPVIGKVNRELEKLLIEQGFSNVSEAVGADHRTKSQNTAAKS, from the exons ATGTTCGGAACGCATGTGAAG CGCCGGTTGAAAGATGCTCTCATTATCCTGGGAGGGGGAGGACTCCTCTTTTCCTCCTATCTTACTGTAAAAGGAGATGAACATTTTTATGAAAAATGTTTAATGCCAACGTTGCAGAGAGTGGTATCACCTGAACAGGCTCATACATTGTCGATAAAGTTTGCAGCTCTTGGGTTGATCCCACAATGTGCACAGCATAACTCACAACATCTG GAGACTACAGTATTAGGGCACAAGTTTCGCAATCCAGTAGGCCTGGCTGCTGGGTTTGATAAGCATGCAGAAGCTGTAGATGGACTCTTCAAAATGGGCTTTGGTTTTGTAGAAATCGGCAGTGTTACCCCTAACCCTCAGGATGGAAATCCGAAGCCTAGAGTGTTTCGCCTTCCTCAAGACAAAGCTGTTATTAATAG ATATGGCTTTAACAGTCATGGCATAGAAGTGGTTCGCCAACGACTTCTGCAGAGGACAGGAAAGCAGAAGACACTTACATCTG AGGGAATGCCACTGGGTGTAAACCTGGGTAAAAATAAAACATCGGAGGATGCAGCAGCAGATTACACAAGGGGAGTTCGTGAACTCGGACCCCTGGCTGATTACCTAGTTATCAATGTGTCAAGCCCAAACACCCCAGGCCTTAGAGCTCTTCAAGGCAGGGAACAACTGCACCATCTGCTGGCCAAG GTGGTAAATGCTCGGAACGCACTGCCTCATGAACACAGGCCTGCATTACTTGTGAAGATAGCACCTGATCTGTCCCAACAGGATAAAAAGGACATTGCAAATGTAGTGACACAG CTTGACATTGATGGTCTGATAGTCACCAACACCACAATAAGCCGCCCTTCAACACTAAGGGATCCTTCTAGTATAGAGACAGGTGGACTGAGTGGAGCTCCACTTCGAGACATGTCAACAGAAACTATTAGAGAAATGTATGCCTTGACCTCAG GTAAAGTTCCAATCATTGGCGTGGGCGGTGTCGGCTGTGGATTAGATGCTCTTCAGAAGATTCGTGCAGGTGCCTCTCTTGTGCAGCTGTACACATCACTTACTTATCAAGGACCCCCTGTTATAGGAAAAGTGAATCGGGAACTGGAAAAGTTACTTAT CGAACAAGGATTTTCTAATGTCTCTGAAGCAGTGGGTGCTGATCATAGGACCAAAAGTCAAAACACAGCTGCAAAATCCTGA